A genomic window from Streptomyces broussonetiae includes:
- a CDS encoding MMPL family transporter, whose translation MEKLSGWVIRHRLVVGLSWLVITVVGMLVAPSLSGRLQPGTHVTGPGYTANVQIARSYGGATQDPAVVVLDLPTGQTVNSPQAQAKLRAVDRGIATAAPSLRLVSYASTGSRTLVGNGGTSTIILAYPPKPGDDMATDQIDALTRAVTAAAPGLTVHGTSLRALEAGNTTGGGNSSVTGELIIGAIGALVILAWVFGSLLALLPLVMALISVLTMQLLVYGLTFLMPSSSPIHPAVQYIVALLGLGLSIDYSLLVVTRWREERAAGKSNDEAVRAAVQRAGNSVWFSGMVASLGLFALTVIPNSMVRGIGVSGLFIPSTATLVALTLLPAALSKIGPRMDWPRRASRRQADSRFWTGWSKFVIKHRVASAVAGLGILAALTATAATIDISTPSSHALASAGAYTDGLHTLETDGFPSGTLTAVPVYVPNAVDAGNIVNALDTVSSLRGAAAPAGPAWHTGGSAMVIAIPYHEVGSAHGGTSLADIRRSVPPGVLAGGEGAQKIDETSATYGSFPLLFAVVAVVTFLLLTRGMRSVLLPAKAVLLNMLSVAASYGLLVIVFQHGIGMKALWGASTYGAIDTLAPVLIFGFLFGVSMDYEVFILARVREGYDRTGSTREGIIEGVSRTGRLVTSAALILFFALASLATANDVTVREIAMGLAFGVVLDAIVVRMLLLPALVSLFGDWNWWLPDRASRLLRLPVTRSADEARPEPIPQRIGEA comes from the coding sequence GTGGAGAAGCTGAGCGGATGGGTGATCCGCCATCGGCTGGTGGTGGGTCTCAGCTGGCTGGTGATCACGGTGGTGGGCATGCTGGTGGCACCGTCGCTCTCGGGCCGGCTGCAACCAGGCACCCATGTCACCGGCCCCGGCTACACCGCCAACGTGCAGATCGCCCGGAGCTACGGAGGTGCGACCCAGGACCCCGCTGTCGTGGTCCTGGACCTCCCGACCGGACAGACCGTCAATTCGCCGCAGGCGCAGGCGAAACTGCGGGCGGTGGACAGGGGCATCGCCACGGCGGCGCCGAGCCTGCGCCTGGTCTCCTATGCCTCGACCGGCAGTCGGACGCTGGTCGGGAACGGTGGGACGAGCACGATCATCCTGGCCTATCCGCCAAAGCCCGGTGACGACATGGCCACCGATCAGATCGACGCCCTCACCAGGGCTGTCACAGCCGCGGCGCCAGGTCTGACCGTGCACGGCACCAGTCTGCGGGCTCTGGAGGCCGGCAACACCACCGGCGGCGGCAACTCCAGCGTCACCGGTGAGCTGATCATCGGAGCGATCGGCGCGCTGGTGATCCTGGCCTGGGTGTTCGGGTCGCTGCTGGCGCTGTTGCCGCTGGTTATGGCCCTGATCTCGGTGCTGACGATGCAACTGCTCGTCTACGGGCTGACGTTCCTGATGCCGTCGTCCTCGCCGATCCACCCGGCCGTGCAGTACATCGTGGCGCTGCTGGGCCTGGGCCTGTCGATCGACTACTCGCTGCTGGTGGTCACCCGCTGGCGCGAGGAGCGCGCGGCCGGCAAGAGCAACGACGAAGCGGTGCGCGCGGCCGTACAGCGGGCCGGGAACAGCGTCTGGTTCAGCGGAATGGTGGCCTCGCTCGGCCTGTTCGCGCTGACCGTCATCCCCAACTCGATGGTTCGCGGCATCGGTGTGTCCGGGCTGTTCATCCCCTCCACCGCGACCCTGGTCGCGCTGACGCTGCTCCCCGCGGCGCTGTCCAAGATCGGGCCGCGGATGGACTGGCCGCGGCGGGCATCGCGACGGCAGGCGGACAGCCGGTTCTGGACCGGCTGGTCGAAGTTCGTGATCAAGCACCGCGTGGCTTCGGCGGTCGCGGGCCTGGGCATCCTGGCCGCGCTGACCGCCACCGCCGCGACCATCGACATCAGCACGCCGAGCAGCCACGCACTGGCCAGCGCCGGCGCCTACACCGACGGGCTGCACACCCTGGAAACCGACGGATTCCCGTCCGGGACTTTGACCGCGGTGCCGGTGTACGTCCCGAACGCCGTCGACGCGGGGAACATCGTGAACGCCCTGGACACCGTTTCCAGCCTGCGCGGCGCCGCAGCCCCGGCAGGACCGGCCTGGCACACCGGGGGCAGCGCGATGGTCATCGCGATCCCGTACCACGAGGTCGGCAGCGCCCACGGCGGCACCTCGCTGGCCGACATCCGCCGCAGCGTCCCACCCGGTGTGCTGGCCGGTGGCGAGGGCGCACAGAAGATCGACGAGACCAGCGCCACCTACGGCTCGTTCCCGCTGCTGTTCGCTGTGGTCGCGGTGGTCACCTTCCTGCTGCTGACCCGCGGGATGCGGTCGGTCCTGCTACCTGCCAAGGCCGTGCTGCTCAACATGCTGTCCGTGGCGGCCTCCTACGGCCTGCTGGTGATCGTCTTCCAGCACGGCATCGGCATGAAGGCGCTGTGGGGCGCGTCCACCTACGGCGCGATAGACACTCTTGCTCCGGTGCTGATCTTCGGGTTCCTGTTCGGCGTGTCCATGGACTATGAGGTGTTCATCCTGGCCAGGGTCCGCGAGGGGTACGACCGCACCGGATCCACGCGGGAGGGCATCATCGAGGGTGTGTCGCGCACCGGCCGCCTGGTGACCTCCGCCGCGTTGATCCTGTTCTTCGCGCTCGCCTCGCTGGCCACGGCGAACGACGTCACCGTGCGCGAGATCGCCATGGGCCTGGCGTTCGGGGTGGTGCTGGACGCTATCGTGGTCCGGATGCTGCTGCTGCCCGCACTGGTCTCGCTGTTCGGCGACTGGAACTGGTGGCTGCCGGACCGGGCCTCGCGACTGCTCCGGCTCC